The sequence AAGCACCAAGAATACGGAATTCAATTAAAAGGCAGAATATTTTTGATCAAAGGCTACGTTCGTAGGTAAGTTGACATATggctttaagaaaaaattggtcTAAAAGTATTGCTTCTATTAATCGCTAGCTCATGGTCCTACTTGCTCTATATTCAGCATTAAATTGAGTTTGTGTGCGACCAGTTTCTGATTCTGGCGCACTATAAAACACATTTCAATTTTCCTTCGCTAATAGATGATGTCCAGTAGCTCCATTATAATCACTCTTTGCTTCGTTAAATTTGTGTATCACAGTGTCCTCACCATGCTCGTTAGCGTGCTTGGTTTCAAAAAGAGCATACGAGAACAGTACTTCTATAATTGACACAATAAATTGGAGTGACTCGTTTCTATTACTTTTCTCAACAGTGTATGCATTTTAGGTTATGCAAAAGAGTTCTTACCAAAAATTCATCTCGAATGAAATATTTTGCTCTGATCACTTCTGGGTCATCACCAGATTCCGTTATAGCATCAcctattaatttgaaaaaaaaaaacagacataaaatattaattttcttgtagtttttaaataaaaataatataaaattaattacaaaataaatttaatattaattataacttaagagctttcattattttaaaaatgtgctGCGTAAAAGGTTTTAaacctttttatatattttatgggATGTTTACACTATCGTCCActgttttgtttagaaaaagaaaacaagtttAAATCCATAATAAAGAAATGACTTCGGCAATGCAAAACAGAGATATAATTGTAGTATTTAAGTGAGCTTATaagttcgattttttcaaatatttgtaccgAATTCTTGGAACTAAATATTCCATCACATATGGTGGTATCATGGTTAACTTGATCagccaaataaaaaacatttaaaaaaatttaaatgtgatATAACAAGTCCATATTTTCGGTTTGGAAAATTGATGTTCCAATCAACTTGcgtataaaaaaagataaattattaaaaacctaGTAGttgattataattaaaatttgtttatttttaatatttgtatccTTAAATAATACTTTAATTAAAGCTAACGATTACGCATCTCGTAAAGGTACACATacagtggttttttttttcaattttatgtcaTATTAACAGTGACAGCTTTTTCCCTGCcggaaatgttgaaaaaagtcAGGTCATATATTCAACAAcgttgaaaaatattgcatacttattttcaaagtcaattttGTATAGCAAAGCCAGTTGCAAGCGACACATTGAAGAAGTCGAAATGCCGTCTCTGTGGATCGGTAAGCCCGCACGTGATCAccgcaaaatcattttttttgttttaagatgcTATTAGAAACGCCATTTCGGTCAACGGTGAGCGCTACATATAAAtgataaactattttttgtggcctGCCCCttggcagtggcaaacctccgaatgtatttctaccatgaaaaagctactcataaaaacccatttgccgttcggagtcggcccaAAACtgaaggttcctccatttgtagaacaatatcaagacgcacgccaccaaaggaggagctcggccaaacacctaacagaagtgtacgggccaattatttatttttttatttaattgaagaCACACCTGGACGATATTTGGTTTCAGCTGGATGGCGCCCCATGCCACAATCGATCTTTTGCGCGCCAATTACGGTAATCGAGTTAACAGCCGCCTCAGCAAAGTCAATTCgccacctcggagctgcgattggACGCTTTTAGACTTTTGTAGGGTGCCGTGAAGGACCGATGTTATGTGAATATCGATGAAGCCATTCAGGGGATAGCTGCAGGAAGGTCTTGGAAAGCTGAGTTAACAAAATATAGTACTGCAAAGTAAGCCGAGGCAGCCACATGAATGAATTAGAGTtccaaaaatatggaaaatgttCGCTCTTTCGAATAAAcccaaaaaagtttatttttaaattgaatttcctTTTGAATTTCTAACTATAAACCACTATATGGACCATCTGGTAGACTGTTAGCTTTTTAACTGAAGCATATCTGCCGCTCAAATACATCAAAGACTGAAAAATGCTGATTTTCCTTATACTTACTTGGTGTTTGATACTTGTTAAATTCGGAAAAGTAATCCGAAAGTTTACTCTTTCcagctttaattttttcagctaacaaatcttgcttatttaaaaataaaattacagaaattGTGCGTAACCATctgcaaacaaataattaaaaattaattgagttGAATAATTTGCATTGCATTAGgcaatatgtataaatatagatgtacatatgtatgtatgtatggtatataAGAAATATGATGTCCCCTGACATTTTTCtgcatacacacagaaaatatcTCGATGTGCAAACATTTCTGTTTTTAAGGAATTTGCATGTTAAATCCGTTATTACTTGTGCTAattatgtatatactcgtatacccaTGAAATTATCTTAAAGTCTTATAagtacgatttttgaaattaccTGTTGTTCCAAATGCTTTTGAACAAATCCAATGATTCACGGAGACGATTTTGCGTTGGATCTTCACGCAATACCATGTTGTAGCTTGAACATGCAGTTACAAAGATTATAGCtgtaacgtcattgaagcattGAATCCATTTACGCCGCTCATCACGTTGGCCTCCTACATCGAACATGCTGTAAGAAGGGcgtataattttcttaattatgtTAGTTTGTGTACATGAATGCCGATACTTACTGAAAATTAACTTTATCCACTTGAAATCGTGTTTCGAAAATGCCAGAAGTCAAGACACGGCATCTTAAAATATCTTGCTCGCTTGGTGTGTAATCTGGTTTCTTTATTATGCTTACTCGATCCAAAAAACTTGAAAgtacaagaaattaaaaaaaaaaaaagaattaaattaccCTGCTAGacgaaaaattacatttattttgtgaTTGAAAACATTTTCGTTAACGGAGAGATATAGAAAcgctaataataatataaagatCAATGACTTGCAATTGGAGACCCAACatctattcttatttttatatgattgaaTCACTTTTATACGTATGAAAGAGGGTGGATAGCTAAGAAAGCCAACTCACTATTTTGCGCAGTCAATCAGTTGATATTCATTTGATCTTTCAAATGTTTGCAATACTCCTCGATCTTTCCATAGTTCCTCTGTATGCTCATAAAATTCCGGAGGATAGTTAAAATCGGGACCTAGAAGAGAAATTCAAAGGATGTTAATTGAAAATATCACATGTGAATaaacaatgtatgtatgtgtgggggTACATATTAAATTATGCATTCAAATCCgagatattttttgttgttcaaaTAATGATTCAATTGGAGCATTTGAAGGTCAAACAGGTCATTGaaacgtatttttaaaaatagaaagacatttttagcataatttatttacggtgaactaattttttgatttttttaagaagataatatctctttcaaattaaatttcagaaaataaacattttagccgtagaaaacaaaatttaattatttacaagtcataaatatacttaaaaaaagcttttttctaaattatggaATATAATTTCTATAGTATTATACATAGTAAATTTACTTCAGAGGCTTTAATAGTTGCAATCGGATAGGGTTTACAATTCACTTTCAAGTGAatttcattgatattttctgcaatttcattGAAACACACTCGGCGGTGAATTACAGAACTTGTCCGATTGTATTTTCagaaaccaaatttgaaagtGTCACTTTTTGTAATGAACATCTATTTagaatttatgatattttccgAAATGTAACTTTCTCTTTCTACACTGTATTTATCAGTTCTCGATTAAggaatttcgaaaataaaatactgaaataaaatacacgtataaaatggtgaaaatattgtgaaatatgAAGCCGTTCTGtgaaatcttaaaaaattaGTATCAGAGAATAATCGATTTTCTTACTGGAAGCGTAATCCTGAATGTATTCAACCCTTGCCTCATTCTCCTTCTTTTCCAAAGATACAGGTGGATTTAGTGTGCTCATGGCACCAGTAATTgtctaaaatacaaaacaacaacaatttatcGAATTGTATATATGGACAAatgtatattatgtacatatataagtgaGTAATCGCATTTTCTTACCAGGATAGCATCgcgtatatttttcttaatatcatcgactttttgcttcttttctaGCTCGGAAAATCCATCAACATGCAAAATTCGCATTTGCTTCACAATAGTCGATTTTCCTGACTCACCAGCCCCTAGCAAGAGTAGTCGATGGGTAGCTCTGTATAGTTGCTTATCCTTTTGGAGCTGCTTTGATATTGCATCGCTGCGACGCTTTTGACTTTTGGAGTCTTCTGAATTCACATCCGTTTGTTTGGAGCTGGGTGACCCGAAGCAACCCATAGCCGTCCAAGGTGTCCACCAACACGCTGCTCTGTTCTCTTGCGCCCCGTCGGGAGACTCCGCCTCCCTATTTCCTCCGTTTTGAGCCAGTCTAATTAGCTCAAAAATCAAGAATCGTCTTTAAGATATGTGCGtcgctattttttgttttttaatgtaagtttccaaaatatttgtgctctttttgttgtgtgcgtgagtgttttttgttttttgtatttttttttttttgttgtttttgaactcttgtttcttcttttggttttgtgtaCAATGATGTGCGTGCAGTTCCCAACCTATTGCGTTTCTGGAAAGGATTAAAGTGAAAGAAATTCATAAAAAGTACAGtatagtatatgcatgcataattATGTGTAGGCGCATATGAAACATATACTGTTTGAGCTACACTGAATTGGAATTATACATAAATAGGTCGGTATATAGTTTTAGTACgacaaaaatgtgtatgtaaacAAAGGTAGAGGCGAACTGTCACTTGTTACTCAATAGATCAAGgggaataagattttttttaattcagtttgCGTACACCTGCACTCCTAAACAtacaattgtatgtatatatgctaaatgtattttcaaaattccataagttaattttttgtgatgcagttatatataagatttgttTAGAATTGCGAAAAAGCgggaaatcatttttatttgaagttattattttgggaaaaagtgTTGGCACAAGTGAATCTTATTTATTAAGAAGCTTATCTATTAGCtcgtattgtattaaaaaatatcttttccaatcattttaaattttaattaatacacttcagtatttttattacatatttactatgtacgcatgtttgtatgcatgtatttgtatgtttggTTTTCATATATTCCGTATATATAATTTGATTATATTATTAAACTGTCTTTGTAATCTTGGCATCAGCTGTGACTGTCATTCACTATACTACTTAATTTACTTCTCCTTATAATGTACATCAGACCAAAAAACTTCCCACTTCTTAATCTCTACCTCCTGCTCGTCCCTCCTCTtctaaatgtgtttttctgctcaccactgtatataaaaaaatctatgtCTGCGGCGCAGCATACTTttggaatatacatacatacatatgtatacttttgTTTTCCATATATGTTTTTAGAACCTCTGAAAAGTGGCGAAAATGAATAATATACTttgcgaaaaatatatttttacactcGAAATTAAGCATTTTTGACTCAACAAGTTTTTTTCACCCTTTTTCACAtgaataaaagtataatataaGGCAACTAGGATGGAGCTAATGAATTTATAGCGAGGAACAGTGTCTcacattaatatatgtatgcatgcatataagtatgtatataaaaaagtgaTCTGCTCATATTGTACTTTCTTTGGATACCTAAAATATGTAGTTTTAGAAAAAGATGCCACATTCATTAAATCAATTCGATACCGAACTATATATGATcacgcacttaaaaaaaattatatatatttataaaattagagTACGACTCCcgagaataggtttttttgcaCAAATGCGGAAAATCTAGGCGTGGTATGCAAAAATTCACCCTCGAGCAAGTTTCGAGTATATCCcaacgaaaaaatcaacatacGGTTTATATTTTCACTTTCGCGCATGTAATATGGACATTGCAAAACACTTTTTCCATTTATATAGGAGTTATTACTGACATTGTCCATTTTTATGTAtcgtataagaaaaaatatacgcGAATATGTAGTACACtagcattcatacatacaattatGTGTATTTGCAGCAAATAAACGCTCTGTACGTTTACTATGCGTTACATTACAAAATAtagttttcacttttttatagcTATATAgctaaaatatacttaaaactgATTTTTATCAGTATAATTTTATCACTTTTAAGAACTCACTTTGCACTATTTTAGTGATGTGCGATACTTGATTATCGAAAAGCTATCACTAATTCAAGTAGTTACTCCAAATGAATAAAGGTGCTGCCAGATGGCAGTAAGTCCCGAATtggatataaaatatttaacatagaaCAATGAGCAATGCAGCCCCGGAATTTTTCTCCAACAAAACGTGGTTAGGAAATTCTACCGCAAATTAATTAGAATCCAGTTTAGAGTTTACattacgaaaacaaaaattgatttgcAATTGTGTAATTTCCAATAAGTTGATCTATTATAAAATACTAAACGTTTACAGCTACAGCCTTATTtcttaaataactaaataataataacaaatttggaagcaataatttttctttgggtGAAACTTTCTATTCGAGTTGTATTAGCGGAACTCCATATTATCGTCTTTTTAGGTTCTTTGTAGTAAAAGTGACGCGCCAATAGTTTTACAGATATTCAATTATGAGGAAAAAAGCCCCATAGGAAATTGTTAatcgatatttaaaatttttattccgtaacatttaacttttaatttaaataatttacacCAGAAAACCAGTTACGACAGTAATAAATTCGGTACgcacatttttaaaaacaacgTATGAAagaggttaaaaaaatattggttcaACATggacacaaaaataaatgtgtatCCGTATAAGTGCAACTGTATCTATATAGGAAAATTAGTAATTTTCTAaagaatttgttgatttttgcatTAAATCCAAACCGTCAGAATAAGAATTCAACTCATGGAAAATAAATTGGGGTGGGTCTCGGGTATTTACAGCTTTATTGATTATAACACAGTTTTTGGCAAATTCTTATTGTCCGTTCCTTATAAATCTCAAATACTTAAATTATATACTTACTACTTTATATTGAATGTCCTATGTGACATCACTCTTGTCCTTAAGCAGCTGAACTTTTCATAACGAAGATGACAAATTTATGACGAGAACTTTACCAATTCATCAATTAAAAtccaatatatattttcaaatattttttactctcgatgttgatttttaaattgaaatacaatTGTACTAAGCCAAATGAACTACAGTTACACACTACCAAATACAATACTTCACAAATACCACATATAAAGgccaaaatgtttcaaaatgcaattggatataaataaaagttatatacaaaaaaaaattactgattgCAGAAATTCTTTCTCCATTACGTCATTTGAGAGCTAAGGGTTTATGTCGCATGCATTTagataacatacatacaaactaaatttatatataattatttaaactttattatcTAAGGTTTTTTTGACAATACTACTACAATATCTACTAGCCAGTAAAATGATTGCCTTAAATCGCCTTCACATAGGTAAGGTGCTTTAGTCCAAGCTTCAATAAGGAAACCCATATGCTCTAGTAATTCAAAAAACTCTACAGCTTCCGCTTCGAAACTTAATTGCTGAGAACGTTCGGGCCAGTGCTTTAGTAAAGGACGCAGCGGCATATGGGACGAATTCATTTCTACATAATGTACATAAGGTAAAACCAGTGCTAAAACAACACGTCCATTTGGCGCTAACGCTTTGTAGATTTCTTCCAAGAGATCTATTGGATCAATGCAACGATCGAGTACATTTAAGCATGATATCAATTGAACATTTTGTACTTCACTTATACGATCAAGAATattgaaatttctattttttaatctttcacGCATTGTCCAACTAGTTTCTGTAGCAAATGTATGAATTTTGCAATTGGGATACAAATCCTGTACGGATTTAAGCAAACGTACGGTAATTTCACCGTCTCCTGCACCAATGTCCAAACAATGGATCtgtaaagttatttattttaaaatattgaataaaattatgtaAGGAAATAATACAAGTGCAATAGTAGAATACTTACAATGTCACAAGATTTCACATCAAAATCACCGAATTTAAGTAGTCTGCCAAATTGCTGTTCTGATAGTATAAACATTGAACCACGATTGAGATAACCATTTATATCAGTCTGtgtcataaaaaattgtaaaactacTCGAGCTACAGCATGCCAGATGTGAAGCCAAATATTTGTGGAAAGTTCTTTGGCACGTTCTAGCCAACGCATTGTCGATTCATCTGGCTGAAGCAATGGTACGAATTTGGTTTGGAATTTCGGAGGTAGTTCATGATTAGTTGTATACCACTGAAAATATAATAGCGATTgcaaagaatatatataaataagaggaaacaatattttaaaatgtatgtatgtacatacgtgcaatttttttattttggtttaattattttggaaaaacaaagccAAAAGCTATTTTTCCTCGTTATcagtttgctttatttaaagtCTTGTTATATTTGATACAATAGTCGAAGTAGATAATTTTCCTAGaacttcaatgaaaatttcctgtatcatttttcaatatattgcaCTCAGTTTATGCTTaatgataaaatatataaaagcaaaaaattctgtGCACAATTGAGCATTGGGGCAAAGAAAGAAGCTTAAATAATTCCTAAATCTTATCTAATTTTTTccttacacaaatatttattttttcataaatttaattagtaaatgCCGAACTTACACATGTGTACGTGGATTTGTTTACTTGACCAAGTAAaggaaattatttattgtacttacaaGTCTAGTATCAAGTTCTTCCAAAGAACGATCattgtgaaatttttgaaagatgGCTCGCGCTAGGGTTCCTCGCGGACGATAACAagtcatttaaataaatttgtgttatGTTGATGAACGAAAAACCGGAAATATATGCGACTTTCTGCGTTGGttagaattgatttttttcaggAACAATTTGTTGTCATCAGAAGCTTAATATAAGTAAACTTCTTTTAACATCTTTTAGCGCTACTTTGTGACAATCATATTTTACTTTGCTCTATTTTAAActgccataaaaaataaatgataagcTTGTTCTTAAAATGGTagcacaatttttaaatattcataggAACAAGTTGAGAAATTTTAATAGAGTGATGCGAAGgaactgaaaataaaaacgtttggagaaaaaacaaaacgacaAGGTGAACAAGGTAAAACATTTTCAAGCCGAATATTTTTGCCAGAGAACTTAGACGTACGGAAAAGCAAATAATTGGtcgaattttcaaaaaccatTACAACTGAAGAAGCAAATTCACTGCACCGACAAATTACAGTTTGAGCTTTCAAAGGTATGCATATAAATTTCTCAGGCATGGTTTTTTTCGTTCTGTAGACAacgaaattttctaatttatgcGAAATatctgtatatgtgtatatattttctGCATACGACATGCTTTTCACAAAACAATCATCGTTCGGAACATATACAAAACAATAAAGCTTTCAAGgataaattcaaagaaaaaattggtcTAAGTGCACGCGAGGGATAAATGACTTACATTAATTGGTTGATAAATATTTCACAGGTACGACGAAGTTCCAAAACAGTAAGctgaaaaactgtttttcgaaaataagttaataaaaaatttcacatgAACTCCATGAGACTTAaggacaataaaaaaaatgttgtagtgGATTTCAAAATTTGGATGATAATCAATAGTGACCTCGGTTCAAGAATAATGCTGCTAATAAAATGTTGAAGTTTTTATAAAGAACAATCATTAaagcaagtattttggacattcaTAGCTTACGCTTCATTTTAAACTCTTCAATAAATTCAACGAATGCATACAAACTCGAAAATCTAACCAAGAGCACTACAACCCAATCAACTCATTTGCACAGTCTTTGCCGACTTCTACGCGCAACATGTcacattaaattaaagaaaaggttttttccaatcattacTAGCCTCTCGGCATGTAATGGCAAACCATCGAgtacatttctgccatgaaaaaacttctcataaaactCCATCGAAGGcatcaaaaaattgtacaaCCATCTATTTGTAGGACAGCATGGAGATGTACAGCAGAAATTGGAGGAAAAGCTAggccaaacacctagcagaGAAAATATGCGTCAATTGCGTCTTAAAACCAAAAACAGAAAACGAGCCATTTACACATGTACGCAAttagttttatatttacatatataaatattttagctacaaacttataaaaatatttacaaatccaACAAATATAAATTAGTTAGTAAgcgtaaaaacattaaaatctaATACCTAAATTTTTCATAAGTAACAAGTGCTAGTAATGCAGTCAAAAGAAGGTGGCTCCATTCAGGTTTCCTAAAGGACATACTACCTGATTGCACATTCGTTGTTAAGTTAAATGATAGACCGTCAAATGTCATAATACATTGATATTCGTCTGCGCCTTCGTCATCTGTTATTAAAACAGCAGTTACACTTGCGCTAAATTTTCCATTATTCAGTTCTGTTGAATTGGAGTCTACAATTTGAATTGGTTCACCATCGAAGGTCCTGCGGGtaggaaattaaattaatatgttAATAAAACTATGTATAAGAAAAAACCTACTCAAACGCTTTAAGGGGTTacgggtagtcagaattttcaaaaaattggattttttttagcattttcttaaagtataatatcttaaaaatattgtgtgaaaatttgaggtGAATCCAACagatacttttcgagttattcaacaattaacaaagggcgctcgggcgctccggttcgatagcaaaactttaaatgcgtttttctcaaaactatgttttttgaactggtgatcactgcaacttaaaaaccgcttggtaaatttcaataaagtttatactgtttttgaaatacatacaaaattcgtgcctgatcgaaggattttttttttcaaaaatttcgatttttttaaacaattgtcggttttttctccaaaatctgaaaaatatttcctgagtatttttttttaattttgcttaagtcaagtcgaagcatgatgtattaatgctatatttttatatttgtaaaataaagcaatgactagcaaaaaaaaattcttgaaaatcataatttttgcgGGCCTCTGAATGCCCCTACCCCTTAAATCGTTTTACTATAAAAAAGGGCACTTCAGTTCTACTCACTGAATAACAACTGTAGGCCGTGGATATACATTTTCAATGCTACATTCCAAATGAGTTTCGTTTCGAATTCGTTTGTGGTTAAGAGTATGTGTGTAGTTTTGTATATCAATAATATCCAATTTTTTATCCATTGATGCTGTTTTTTTATCCGTTTGAACATTGCACCTGTATATGGCGGTCGACTTGATCGAAGGGTTTAACAGCAGTATGCCAGTTTGATCATCAACTGGATCGGAGGACAAAGAGTCCACTTCTCCTTTGAATTCgggcttaattttttaaatggcaaaaataaaatgaatgcaatataaataaaaatatcaaatgattcTTTATTAATTGATATCTTACTATTACGGATGTTCCATGTCCTTTTATATATTGGAAAATCACATTATTCTCCTTAGTCCATTTTACGACAAGGGAGTTGCTTTCCTGTTCCACTTTGAAGTGACAATTCAATGGTATTGGATCCACACTTTCATCTTCTATAACTACCAACGATGGTCCTTCAATTTCAGTTATCAGTAAGCAGTTGCCTTCtgtaaaaaaatccaaaatatttgtaaattcgACAAAAGCAATCAGAAACGTCAAGATTAAATATTCTAATAATAAAAGGCTGGCGCATACATCCTTAAAagcgtttaatttaaattctacaaatacataaatgaaaattcaTGAATAGCCGATGGTTTTCATGAGACGATTTTTCATGACAGATATACATATGCTCGAAGGTTTGTTGTTGCCTTGCATAGGCGTAACCCcgctttaagaaaaaaaatctttttttaagtaTGCAACGACAACTGATGTTCAGTATGTCACACATAAATGCTCAGCGTATGGATAATTAAATCTGATTGAGGGGTATTCTCCATGTCAGTTCCATCATTGGCAGAGTATATGCAGATAATGACCTTCAAACACTGAATGCCTTATAATCTTCTTCCAAGTATGTTAAGGAAGGAGAATCGTACTCAAATCTTTCGTGTTAACTCCCCAAGTTCCAATATGCCACATAtagcgcaaaaataaaagttatcaaCTAAAGCCTTGTCCAGGAAATCACTTCGACCCACAAATCATGTAAACACCACacaactgacaaaaaaaagtaaattttcaatagGAAGGAGTACTAGGAGGAATAGTAAAGAcgttaacctttttttttagaatCAATAAATGACCTTCACTCTGCTCGAGCAAACTTTTTATGATTGGTCATTGAAGCCAACCTTACTTTCTTAGCCGAGTGTATACGTTGGCCATAGATAGGAGACAACAGCTGAGTAAAGCAGGAAATGAGTTATGTTATGTGGAAGGCGGCATTACATCGAAAAGGTTTATGCAAAGACAGTCGTTGCAGGTtcggttttttattaaaaatagtttttttgtttttgtattcttcttattttaaatataattactgCGAGTTGGTGCaacaacgaaacaaaaaaagaaaaaagaaataacagtTTCCGAAAACCTCCAGatcttttaataataaaaatattttcactttaatcaattatagtttttttaaaatactttttcgtgACCAGCAGCTTCAAATTGAAAAGAGCAATACTTAAAATTGCCAACCTGTGAATCGGCAACTTTCAGAAAAGCTTGGTTTCTTCAATTCCTCAGCCGATTGCTGAACGCTTAATATTATTGTGATTATATTTGTTTGCCATAAATGTTTATGCggcttattttacttttaatatcaaataaaatcaacaccaaattttactgttgttgtttttattagtattactgttattattattattatcatcgttgttattattatta is a genomic window of Anastrepha ludens isolate Willacy chromosome 6, idAnaLude1.1, whole genome shotgun sequence containing:
- the LOC128867424 gene encoding protein-L-histidine N-pros-methyltransferase; protein product: MTCYRPRGTLARAIFQKFHNDRSLEELDTRLWYTTNHELPPKFQTKFVPLLQPDESTMRWLERAKELSTNIWLHIWHAVARVVLQFFMTQTDINGYLNRGSMFILSEQQFGRLLKFGDFDVKSCDIIHCLDIGAGDGEITVRLLKSVQDLYPNCKIHTFATETSWTMRERLKNRNFNILDRISEVQNVQLISCLNVLDRCIDPIDLLEEIYKALAPNGRVVLALVLPYVHYVEMNSSHMPLRPLLKHWPERSQQLSFEAEAVEFFELLEHMGFLIEAWTKAPYLCEGDLRQSFYWLVDIVVVLSKKP
- the LOC128867425 gene encoding uncharacterized protein LOC128867425 gives rise to the protein MNWLLYSASILSVLTVVLYKEGNCLLITEIEGPSLVVIEDESVDPIPLNCHFKVEQESNSLVVKWTKENNVIFQYIKGHGTSVIPEFKGEVDSLSSDPVDDQTGILLLNPSIKSTAIYRCNVQTDKKTASMDKKLDIIDIQNYTHTLNHKRIRNETHLECSIENVYPRPTVVIQTFDGEPIQIVDSNSTELNNGKFSASVTAVLITDDEGADEYQCIMTFDGLSFNLTTNVQSGSMSFRKPEWSHLLLTALLALVTYEKFRY